The proteins below come from a single Staphylococcus sp. MI 10-1553 genomic window:
- a CDS encoding DUF1361 domain-containing protein, producing MNARYIARSTYVVLILISILIPNHLKFLTLNVSLAYIPLELAYLIKLFIPRRAFEWPLFIIYLLIFILMLPNTFYMVTDLIHLNQFTFNFLTELNLYEWFHFTLLISSVIFALYCYVLIVMEIYHLIQVTLLRIVVLFGMMVLNGLGIYVGRFLRFHSVHIINHPFSVIASTLKALNLEALIFISFIILIQALLFLFVKGVRSRS from the coding sequence ATGAATGCCCGATACATTGCGCGTAGCACCTATGTGGTATTAATTCTTATTTCAATACTTATTCCCAATCACTTAAAGTTTTTAACACTCAATGTATCTTTAGCTTATATTCCATTAGAATTGGCCTATTTGATTAAACTCTTTATACCGAGGCGTGCATTTGAATGGCCGCTTTTTATCATATACTTACTTATTTTTATATTAATGTTACCGAACACGTTTTACATGGTGACAGATTTAATCCATTTGAATCAATTTACATTTAACTTTTTAACTGAGCTCAATTTATATGAGTGGTTCCATTTCACATTGCTCATCTCATCAGTCATCTTCGCACTTTATTGTTATGTGTTAATTGTGATGGAAATCTATCATCTCATTCAGGTCACTCTATTACGTATTGTTGTTTTGTTCGGCATGATGGTTTTGAATGGACTCGGCATTTATGTAGGACGTTTTTTACGTTTTCATAGTGTACATATTATTAACCATCCATTTTCCGTCATCGCCTCAACATTGAAAGCACTGAACCTTGAGGCACTTATTTTTATTTCATTCATCATATTGATTCAAGCTTTACTATTCTTATTTGTGAAAGGAGTTCGAAGCCGGTCATGA
- a CDS encoding MarR family winged helix-turn-helix transcriptional regulator, with amino-acid sequence MSDHLNLKEQVCFSLYNAQRQVNRYYSNKIFKKYKLTYPQFLVLEILWDQSPVNVKKVVTDLALDTGTVSPLLKRMEQIDLIKRERSEIDQREVFVHLTEKSKAMEPELANASQQVAEASSLTPDEVNELTRLLEKVITAFDESK; translated from the coding sequence ATGTCTGACCATTTAAACTTAAAAGAGCAAGTATGTTTTAGTTTGTATAACGCACAAAGACAAGTTAACCGCTATTATTCAAACAAGATTTTCAAAAAATATAAGCTCACGTATCCGCAATTTTTAGTTTTAGAGATTTTATGGGACCAGTCCCCTGTAAATGTGAAAAAAGTTGTAACAGACTTAGCCCTTGATACAGGGACCGTATCACCTTTATTAAAACGTATGGAACAAATTGATTTGATTAAAAGAGAACGTTCTGAAATCGACCAACGCGAAGTATTTGTTCATTTAACTGAGAAAAGTAAAGCAATGGAACCAGAATTAGCAAATGCATCTCAACAAGTTGCAGAAGCTTCATCTTTAACACCTGACGAAGTAAACGAACTAACTCGATTATTAGAAAAAGTGATTACAGCTTTTGATGAAAGTAAGTAA
- the norA gene encoding multidrug efflux MFS transporter NorA, with product MKKQFIILYLNIFLVFLGIGLIIPVLPVYLKDLGLTGADLGVLVAVFALAQMLISPFGGTLADRLGKKLIICIGLVLFSISEFLFAWSHTFSLLVVSRVLGGFSAGMVMPGVTGLIADLSPPKDKARNFGYMSAIISAGFILGPGIGGFLAEISHRLPFVFAGVLGVLAFICTLIFIQSPKRATTQGFAQFDSTELGKINYKAFITPAILTLILAFGLSAFETLFPLYTADKMDFQPGDISIAITGGGIFGAIFQVFLFDKMIRRMSELVFIIYALIYSAFVLMLLVFAHSYWHVMLICFIVFIGFDLIRPALTNYFSNIAGNRQGFAGGLNSTFTSMGNFIGPLIAGGLYDVNIEYPLYMSILFMLLGCIVILIEKQLRRHQNLKQS from the coding sequence TTGAAAAAACAATTCATCATCTTATATTTGAATATTTTCTTAGTCTTTTTAGGTATAGGGCTCATTATTCCTGTGTTACCTGTCTATTTAAAAGATTTAGGGCTGACCGGGGCAGATCTGGGTGTACTCGTTGCAGTATTTGCGCTCGCTCAAATGTTGATTTCACCTTTTGGCGGGACTTTGGCAGACCGGTTAGGCAAAAAACTCATTATTTGTATTGGCTTAGTTTTATTTAGTATTTCTGAGTTTTTATTTGCATGGAGCCACACTTTTTCATTACTTGTTGTGTCACGTGTGCTCGGTGGTTTTAGTGCTGGGATGGTCATGCCAGGGGTGACAGGTTTGATTGCGGATCTCTCTCCACCAAAAGATAAAGCGCGAAATTTTGGTTACATGTCAGCAATCATTTCAGCTGGTTTTATTTTAGGGCCAGGGATAGGTGGTTTCTTGGCAGAGATTTCACATCGTTTGCCCTTTGTTTTTGCTGGTGTACTCGGCGTTTTGGCATTTATTTGTACTTTGATATTCATCCAGTCACCGAAACGTGCAACCACACAAGGTTTTGCGCAGTTTGATAGTACGGAGCTTGGCAAAATTAATTACAAAGCCTTTATTACACCCGCGATTTTAACGTTAATTTTAGCGTTTGGCTTATCTGCATTTGAGACGTTATTTCCACTGTATACAGCAGATAAAATGGATTTCCAACCGGGTGACATTTCAATTGCGATTACAGGTGGCGGTATTTTTGGTGCCATCTTCCAAGTGTTCTTATTTGATAAAATGATACGTCGCATGAGTGAGCTCGTGTTTATTATTTACGCTTTAATCTATTCGGCATTTGTCCTAATGCTACTTGTTTTTGCACATAGTTATTGGCATGTGATGTTGATCTGTTTCATCGTGTTTATCGGTTTTGACTTAATTCGCCCTGCATTAACGAATTATTTCTCAAATATTGCAGGGAATCGTCAAGGCTTTGCGGGTGGACTTAATTCAACATTTACGAGTATGGGGAATTTCATAGGACCACTCATTGCCGGCGGTTTATATGATGTGAATATTGAATATCCATTATACATGTCGATTCTATTTATGCTACTCGGCTGTATTGTGATTTTGATTGAAAAACAATTACGTCGTCATCAAAATTTGAAACAGTCTTAA
- the mdh gene encoding malate dehydrogenase yields the protein MRRKKVSIIGSGHTGATLAFIIASRGNADVLIVDREKNASVMKGKTLDMQQSGSILGFNVHVNSTVDYADTKDSDVVVITAGVPRQPGMSRDDLVQTNEQVMVEVTKKIVQYSPNCTIIVLTNPVDAMTYTVYRTSGFPSERVIGQSGVLDTARFNTFVAEALDVAVNDVTGLVLGGHGDTMVPLVRHSQVNGVPLNELLPPEKMEEIVERTRKGGAEIVQLLGTGSAYYAPAAAVYEMLIAILEDQKRVLPTIAYCQGEYQLNDIYIGVPTLLGANGVERIIELELTDEEKAQLKRSAEAVEGVKAALKSL from the coding sequence ATGAGACGAAAAAAAGTTTCAATTATTGGATCAGGTCACACGGGCGCAACACTTGCATTTATTATTGCTTCTCGTGGCAATGCGGATGTGTTGATTGTTGACCGTGAAAAGAACGCGTCAGTGATGAAAGGGAAAACGTTGGACATGCAACAAAGTGGGTCTATTTTAGGCTTTAATGTGCATGTGAATTCAACTGTCGACTATGCGGATACGAAAGATTCGGATGTCGTTGTAATCACGGCAGGGGTCCCACGTCAACCTGGTATGAGTCGTGATGATTTAGTCCAAACGAATGAACAAGTCATGGTCGAAGTGACGAAGAAAATTGTGCAATATTCACCAAACTGTACGATTATCGTCTTAACTAATCCGGTTGATGCGATGACGTATACAGTTTATCGTACGTCAGGTTTTCCAAGTGAACGTGTGATTGGACAATCAGGCGTGTTAGATACAGCGAGATTTAATACATTTGTTGCGGAAGCTTTAGATGTTGCGGTGAATGATGTGACAGGATTGGTGTTGGGCGGACATGGTGATACGATGGTGCCGTTAGTGCGTCATAGTCAAGTGAATGGCGTGCCACTTAATGAATTGTTACCACCAGAAAAAATGGAAGAAATTGTTGAAAGAACGCGTAAAGGTGGCGCAGAAATTGTACAACTGTTAGGGACAGGGTCGGCTTATTACGCACCAGCAGCTGCAGTGTATGAAATGTTAATTGCGATTTTAGAAGATCAAAAACGTGTATTGCCAACGATTGCTTATTGTCAAGGGGAGTATCAATTGAATGATATTTATATCGGCGTGCCAACCCTATTAGGGGCAAATGGTGTTGAACGTATCATTGAATTAGAGTTAACGGATGAAGAAAAGGCGCAGTTGAAACGTTCAGCTGAAGCGGTTGAAGGTGTGAAGGCGGCGCTGAAAAGTTTGTAA
- a CDS encoding RloB family protein: MSKNKRRGREKKGKTPNKKVKIYCEGYTEKHYFDMLRKKHSKSNISVSVEAVAQSHKALVKKVINKEKVEKSDIVVIVFDYDNQSTEDISQAISEIRKNNYYLFYTNQCFELWLLLHLESVKKDRSLSAEQLNKKLKNGKIIRMKVLNKFKKSLRIMWSAQ; the protein is encoded by the coding sequence ATGAGTAAAAATAAAAGACGAGGAAGAGAGAAAAAAGGAAAAACGCCCAACAAAAAAGTTAAAATATACTGTGAGGGTTATACTGAAAAGCACTATTTTGACATGTTAAGGAAAAAGCATAGCAAGTCTAATATCAGTGTTAGTGTTGAAGCGGTAGCTCAAAGTCATAAAGCATTAGTCAAAAAGGTGATTAATAAAGAGAAAGTAGAAAAAAGTGATATAGTCGTTATCGTTTTTGACTATGACAATCAATCTACTGAGGATATCTCACAGGCTATTTCGGAAATCAGGAAAAACAACTATTATTTATTTTATACAAATCAATGTTTTGAATTATGGTTATTACTGCATTTGGAGTCTGTAAAAAAAGATAGAAGTTTGAGTGCCGAACAGCTTAATAAGAAATTGAAAAATGGAAAAATTATAAGAATGAAAGTTTTAAACAAATTCAAGAAAAGTTTGAGGATAATGTGGAGTGCGCAATGA
- a CDS encoding aldo/keto reductase, translating into MDQITINQHVKYSRVIQGFFRAHQWQKSTQAMNRFIHELVERGVTTMDHADIYGHYTVEKMFGDALALSPELRDKIQIVTKCGIVLPNQIYPEQTDHRYDLSKQHIKRAVERSLKSFQVEHLDSLLIHRPSPLMKPCEITDALKDLVKEGKLLSFGVSNFQRPQYELLNRCLKDDKFHIAVNQIEISPYHLKAFHDGTIDDMYREGVKLMAWGPFAGGRLFDKNDPVAARVLPVLTRIAKTHHTSIVAVVSAWFKKHPADIMPIIGTERLERVDEVIDGLQLELHDQEWFDIYTAAQGYDIP; encoded by the coding sequence ATGGATCAAATCACTATCAATCAGCATGTGAAATATTCTAGAGTCATACAAGGCTTTTTTCGAGCGCATCAATGGCAGAAATCGACACAAGCCATGAATCGTTTTATCCATGAACTTGTTGAGCGTGGCGTGACAACGATGGACCATGCCGATATTTACGGGCATTATACTGTGGAAAAAATGTTTGGAGATGCATTGGCTTTGTCACCTGAACTGCGCGATAAAATTCAAATCGTAACTAAATGTGGAATTGTCTTGCCGAATCAAATTTATCCAGAGCAAACCGACCATCGTTATGACTTAAGTAAACAGCATATTAAACGTGCAGTTGAGCGTTCATTAAAGTCATTTCAAGTAGAGCATTTGGATAGTTTGTTGATTCATCGACCATCGCCGCTAATGAAACCGTGTGAAATTACCGATGCTTTAAAAGATTTAGTCAAAGAAGGTAAATTGTTGTCATTTGGAGTATCTAATTTTCAGCGCCCACAATATGAATTATTAAATCGTTGTTTGAAAGACGACAAGTTTCATATCGCAGTGAATCAAATTGAAATTTCTCCTTATCATTTAAAAGCGTTTCATGACGGCACAATTGATGATATGTATCGTGAAGGCGTGAAATTAATGGCTTGGGGACCTTTTGCAGGGGGTCGTTTGTTTGATAAAAATGATCCAGTTGCAGCACGTGTCCTTCCAGTATTAACTCGAATTGCGAAAACACACCATACTTCAATTGTTGCGGTAGTGTCGGCATGGTTTAAAAAGCATCCAGCTGACATCATGCCGATTATAGGAACTGAACGACTCGAACGTGTTGACGAAGTGATTGATGGTCTCCAACTTGAATTACATGACCAAGAGTGGTTCGATATTTATACTGCTGCACAAGGCTATGACATTCCATAA
- a CDS encoding AAA family ATPase, with the protein MLINFEFKNHLSYRDDTVFSMETGKRLRKLKENTYEVQKTRHTEKINLLKSAIVFGANGSGKSNLISALKLMQQLILSENMSATKKIPKASFLLDDYSDKNSTKLCVEILANGIQYQYQFEYVETAILSERLLYYENGKYHKYFERDEEAFIVTPKWVKDEVAKTRKNELFLKVGQSVNDTHCLNVYRWFSNQLVFINGHLEYDDIKEMLHVVENEETKSDLIEFLQKCDIKVADVDTTIDTFNIPKKLLNFLNAINNENEEVTNTSEAELKTDFYKLNLVYKKYNQEGDRIGSQRISFDHESEGTKKLITLALNILDETKRGSVFVMDEFDDSLHLNLSKIMIKLFNLMENRSQFILTSHQLFLLDCDLRVDQIYLAKKDFEGASELYSIFDFNDDYGKRSDLTIFKRYLEGVYGAVPNVTINDFTTLIGKKHHVDGGEDE; encoded by the coding sequence ATGCTGATCAACTTTGAATTCAAAAACCATCTTTCTTATAGAGATGATACAGTTTTTAGTATGGAAACAGGAAAAAGACTCAGGAAGTTAAAAGAGAATACTTATGAAGTACAAAAAACACGTCATACTGAAAAAATAAATTTATTAAAAAGCGCAATTGTTTTTGGAGCAAATGGTTCTGGTAAATCTAATTTAATTAGCGCGTTAAAGTTAATGCAACAGTTAATTTTGAGTGAAAATATGAGTGCTACTAAAAAAATTCCTAAAGCCTCTTTTTTATTAGATGATTATTCAGATAAAAATAGTACAAAGTTATGTGTGGAAATCTTAGCAAACGGGATTCAATATCAATATCAATTTGAATATGTAGAGACTGCTATTTTAAGTGAAAGATTACTTTATTATGAAAATGGTAAATACCATAAATATTTTGAAAGAGATGAAGAAGCATTTATTGTTACGCCTAAATGGGTTAAAGATGAAGTGGCGAAAACGAGAAAAAATGAACTCTTTTTAAAAGTTGGGCAAAGTGTGAATGATACACATTGTTTGAATGTCTATCGATGGTTTTCAAATCAACTCGTCTTCATTAATGGACATTTAGAGTATGATGATATTAAAGAAATGCTGCATGTGGTAGAAAATGAAGAAACCAAAAGCGACCTTATAGAATTTTTACAGAAATGTGATATTAAAGTAGCTGATGTTGATACAACTATAGATACTTTTAACATACCTAAAAAGCTATTGAACTTTTTAAATGCAATTAATAACGAAAATGAAGAAGTAACGAATACAAGTGAAGCAGAGCTGAAAACTGATTTTTATAAATTGAATTTAGTATATAAAAAGTATAATCAAGAAGGCGATAGAATAGGAAGTCAACGTATTTCTTTCGATCATGAATCTGAAGGCACGAAAAAATTGATTACTTTGGCATTGAATATACTAGACGAAACTAAAAGGGGAAGCGTTTTTGTGATGGATGAATTTGATGATTCTTTACACTTAAATCTTTCCAAAATTATGATTAAACTGTTTAATCTAATGGAGAATAGGAGTCAGTTTATTTTAACTTCGCATCAGTTGTTTTTACTAGATTGCGATTTACGCGTGGATCAAATTTATTTAGCTAAGAAAGACTTCGAAGGTGCTAGTGAATTGTATAGTATATTTGATTTTAATGATGACTATGGTAAAAGGTCAGATTTAACAATTTTTAAACGTTATTTGGAAGGTGTCTATGGTGCGGTTCCTAATGTAACGATAAATGATTTCACAACTTTGATAGGTAAAAAACATCATGTGGATGGTGGTGAGGATGAGTAA
- a CDS encoding CobW family GTP-binding protein: MFKKQTSLILIHGFLGSGKTTFLNHYMTQILKKDEKVALIVNEFGDFDVDSHLLSRYDVQQSALQGCICCDIQHDLIAHLYQLTRDAEVDYIIVEATGVANPIDILVACQDPLIVDVFSSIETIGLVDSVRFMKRHDNTAQTKALMEDQVRASQTILVNKADLIEDEAQLQVMIEEIKALSPKSRIVLTQYGETLKTIKKGANAQNVDVTGFHSHTHAHYTSLQYQFNSAVSQEALVQFILRLPDNVLRLKGYIRLREQPDEIFLIQYSEGLPSIESVGHLTIPTSIVIIGEQLDKAMLRNQLDMLQFT; the protein is encoded by the coding sequence ATGTTTAAAAAACAAACATCACTCATATTGATTCATGGATTTCTCGGAAGTGGCAAAACCACATTCTTAAATCATTATATGACGCAAATATTAAAAAAAGATGAGAAAGTTGCACTCATTGTAAATGAATTTGGTGATTTTGATGTAGACAGTCATCTTTTGAGTCGATATGATGTACAACAATCAGCATTACAAGGGTGTATTTGCTGTGACATTCAACACGATTTAATTGCGCATTTGTACCAATTAACGCGTGATGCAGAAGTTGATTATATCATTGTAGAAGCTACTGGTGTCGCGAATCCAATTGATATTTTGGTTGCCTGTCAAGACCCTTTAATAGTGGATGTATTTTCATCAATTGAAACTATAGGCTTAGTTGATAGTGTCAGATTTATGAAACGACATGACAATACCGCACAAACGAAAGCTTTAATGGAAGATCAAGTCCGTGCGAGTCAAACGATACTGGTTAATAAAGCGGATTTAATAGAAGATGAGGCACAACTTCAAGTGATGATTGAAGAAATTAAGGCGTTATCACCTAAAAGTCGCATCGTTCTCACACAATATGGTGAAACATTGAAAACAATTAAAAAAGGTGCAAATGCACAAAATGTCGATGTGACGGGGTTCCATAGTCATACACATGCACATTATACGAGCTTACAATATCAATTCAATAGTGCAGTCTCTCAGGAAGCACTTGTTCAATTCATTTTAAGGCTGCCTGACAATGTATTGCGATTAAAAGGTTATATTCGTTTGCGCGAACAGCCTGATGAGATTTTCTTAATTCAATATTCAGAAGGCCTACCATCTATTGAAAGTGTAGGTCACCTGACAATCCCAACTTCTATTGTAATCATAGGCGAACAATTAGATAAGGCCATGTTAAGAAATCAATTGGATATGTTACAATTTACTTAA
- a CDS encoding CPBP family intramembrane glutamic endopeptidase, with product MSSKQVAWRDLWAIVIYFLAQIILGNVFSLFLIPSTHMPVAMALLIVGIFTSIFVIIYLAWSHRHGLKTKINVTLTQSKKHIKLMASAYVLYMIANMIFTYVIQFLPEQWQFKETGNQEALMAFFHQPAWLPLVFLSLAILTPITEELLFRHIIIGELGKKWGVMFTGLISIVIFASLHMVAAHHPLEAVPYIFLATMFVVAYIKSGCNIAVSIFLHMFNNTLAFISVLFQIFS from the coding sequence ATGTCTTCAAAGCAAGTCGCCTGGCGTGATTTATGGGCGATTGTCATCTATTTTTTAGCACAAATCATTCTGGGCAATGTGTTCAGCCTATTCTTAATACCATCAACACATATGCCGGTCGCAATGGCACTGTTAATTGTCGGTATATTCACGTCCATCTTTGTCATTATTTACTTGGCATGGTCACATCGTCATGGCTTAAAAACTAAGATAAACGTCACACTGACTCAAAGTAAAAAGCATATCAAGCTGATGGCCAGTGCATATGTGCTATATATGATTGCGAATATGATTTTCACTTATGTAATACAGTTTTTACCTGAACAATGGCAATTTAAAGAAACAGGCAACCAAGAAGCACTCATGGCCTTTTTCCATCAACCTGCCTGGTTACCACTCGTATTTTTAAGTTTAGCCATTTTGACACCGATAACTGAAGAATTGCTTTTCCGCCATATCATTATTGGCGAGCTCGGTAAAAAATGGGGCGTCATGTTTACAGGTCTGATTTCTATCGTTATTTTTGCAAGTTTACATATGGTCGCCGCACACCATCCACTTGAAGCTGTACCTTATATTTTTCTAGCAACGATGTTCGTCGTCGCTTACATTAAAAGTGGTTGCAATATTGCTGTGTCCATTTTCTTGCATATGTTTAATAATACACTTGCTTTTATCAGCGTCCTTTTCCAAATTTTTTCATAA
- a CDS encoding CDP-glycerol glycerophosphotransferase family protein: MHIKILGYNIFQKGGTTRSNLNLIQSFLGAGHQVTYVNYMHFRQREVTQLKAEEGQAIEGAQFIAFRGAQTLAQADLLILTREDFFKFAREVKHRTPGMRILGEIHSPLAYLNPQMDLTLEAIDAVRVSTSKIAEAFQKRYDYPYVFPMYVNHQHVQFQAKPVHQTHNLLMKARFEDEIKDISYVLKLMRYFVYTQGEMSIRLYLQGYGPSLELYENLVVAYHLEDYVHINGPEPTDYIYVSTSPYETFGYSILEAMAQGNRVCLYPGEDGVLKDIYAPFHAVTWMTKSLEIDAAKIVAMVNDTYTDAEREADVETFDTQLAQSHDTEALISQTMAMAAMHTIDVSQIAKPKMKASYQYVQNTAKRIAVKVKETAEQAPKSPFRKGSRLYQLTRKGLFNVEAQVKKFQNQRRHVSDQAVFIESFHGKNFSGDPKAIACAMKRLYPELTIYVSAADPLVEMEIRSYDMTPIRFGTRAYMRAFERCRYAVINGNLWDRLVKHPEQQVIQTWHGFPLKRMVNDLVDAVERQKQAQQFAPRMQKWDVLLSTSERYENYIRSAFRLDTHPNLTILRDGAPRNSLLIRHQNDEAKWLEIQEKYLCQRDGSKKYILFCPTWRKNARQSVSELDIVALLERLPSSYEMIVKLHPNEGHLRERYHHLHPRVHCFFNEMVDIQELYLISDVLISDYSSAMFDYAHLNRPILILDEDTVDYQQDVGFYFDMTEFPSIQKVTLDVEKIQQYIETTSSVDHQKVIAQLMTYDQRDSDEQVVRSIFAR; encoded by the coding sequence ATGCACATTAAAATACTAGGCTATAACATTTTTCAAAAAGGTGGCACAACGCGAAGTAACCTCAATTTAATCCAAAGTTTTCTGGGTGCAGGTCATCAAGTAACGTATGTCAACTACATGCATTTTCGTCAGCGTGAAGTGACTCAATTGAAAGCTGAAGAAGGGCAAGCGATTGAAGGTGCGCAGTTTATCGCATTTCGCGGGGCACAGACGTTAGCTCAGGCAGACTTACTGATTTTAACACGTGAGGACTTTTTCAAATTTGCGCGAGAAGTGAAACATCGTACGCCGGGAATGCGCATTTTAGGTGAAATTCATAGTCCGTTAGCGTATCTTAACCCACAAATGGATTTGACATTAGAGGCGATTGATGCGGTACGTGTCAGTACGTCAAAAATTGCAGAAGCATTTCAAAAGCGCTATGACTATCCATATGTCTTTCCGATGTATGTGAATCATCAGCATGTGCAATTTCAAGCGAAACCAGTCCACCAAACGCACAATCTATTAATGAAAGCCCGTTTTGAAGATGAGATTAAAGATATTTCGTATGTGTTAAAATTGATGCGCTATTTCGTGTATACACAAGGCGAAATGAGCATTCGTCTTTATTTACAAGGATATGGACCTTCGTTGGAATTGTACGAAAATCTCGTCGTTGCATATCATTTAGAAGATTATGTCCATATCAACGGACCAGAGCCGACAGATTATATTTACGTCTCAACGTCGCCATATGAAACGTTCGGTTATTCGATATTAGAAGCAATGGCACAAGGCAACCGTGTTTGTCTTTATCCGGGCGAGGATGGTGTGTTGAAAGATATTTATGCGCCGTTTCATGCGGTCACTTGGATGACAAAATCATTGGAAATTGATGCTGCGAAAATTGTAGCAATGGTCAATGACACGTATACAGATGCGGAACGTGAAGCGGATGTCGAGACCTTCGACACACAACTTGCACAAAGTCACGATACAGAGGCATTGATTTCTCAAACAATGGCCATGGCAGCAATGCATACGATTGATGTGTCGCAAATTGCTAAACCGAAAATGAAAGCAAGTTATCAATATGTACAAAATACGGCGAAACGTATTGCAGTTAAAGTGAAAGAGACAGCAGAACAAGCACCGAAAAGTCCGTTTCGTAAAGGGTCACGTTTGTATCAACTGACGCGTAAAGGGCTCTTTAATGTTGAAGCGCAAGTGAAAAAATTTCAAAATCAACGTCGTCATGTGTCAGATCAGGCGGTGTTTATCGAATCGTTCCATGGTAAAAACTTTTCAGGTGATCCGAAAGCCATTGCATGTGCGATGAAGCGATTATATCCGGAACTTACGATTTATGTTAGTGCGGCGGATCCGTTAGTAGAAATGGAAATCCGTAGCTATGATATGACACCTATACGCTTTGGCACACGTGCTTACATGCGTGCTTTTGAACGATGTCGTTATGCGGTCATTAATGGAAATTTGTGGGATAGACTGGTGAAACATCCTGAGCAACAAGTCATTCAAACGTGGCATGGCTTTCCTCTTAAACGAATGGTGAATGACTTGGTAGATGCTGTCGAGCGTCAAAAACAAGCCCAACAATTTGCACCGCGCATGCAGAAATGGGATGTATTGTTATCAACTTCAGAACGCTATGAAAACTATATTCGCTCAGCATTTCGACTCGATACACATCCGAACTTAACGATTTTGCGTGACGGTGCACCACGGAACAGTTTGTTAATCCGCCATCAAAACGATGAAGCGAAATGGTTGGAAATCCAAGAGAAGTATTTATGCCAACGAGATGGGTCTAAAAAGTACATTTTATTTTGTCCAACTTGGCGTAAAAATGCGCGACAATCGGTATCAGAATTAGATATTGTCGCATTGTTGGAACGTCTCCCGTCATCTTATGAAATGATTGTGAAATTGCATCCGAATGAAGGGCATTTACGTGAACGTTATCATCATTTACATCCGCGTGTCCATTGCTTTTTTAATGAAATGGTGGACATTCAAGAGTTATATTTAATATCAGATGTACTTATTTCAGATTATTCGTCAGCAATGTTTGATTATGCGCATTTAAATCGTCCAATTTTAATTCTTGATGAGGATACAGTAGATTATCAACAAGATGTCGGCTTTTACTTTGATATGACGGAATTTCCAAGTATTCAAAAAGTGACGTTAGATGTCGAAAAAATTCAGCAGTATATTGAAACAACATCATCTGTCGATCATCAAAAGGTCATTGCACAATTAATGACGTATGATCAACGCGATTCAGATGAACAAGTCGTGCGGTCGATATTTGCGCGATAA